The Candidatus Woesearchaeota archaeon genome segment CACAAACGAAGCATACGCTAAGCATAAAGACCGGTTCACTATCGACTTTAATGAGAACAAACAAGTCTTAAATGCTATCCAAGATGACGCATCTAAAAAAATGCGAAACACTATCGCAGGATATGCAACACGTATGAAGAAAAGAGATATTAAGAATCAGT includes the following:
- a CDS encoding 30S ribosomal protein S17e; the encoded protein is MGRIKTKLIKALTNEAYAKHKDRFTIDFNENKQVLNAIQDDASKKMRNTIAGYATRMKKRDIKNQL